The sequence TACAGGGCAGACCTGGAGTTATAAGACCGTCCCCCCTGAGTTCAGAGACCATTTCTTCCCAAAACAACATGTCGCAGATGGTCAGTCCGAGGCAGAATCCCGATATAGTCGTGCGATCCCTGTAGAATTCCGAGAATATTTCCCTGATCCATCGCATTGGTCCCCAAGGCTTCAACGGCGCTCTCGAAGTCAGAGGCGAGACCATGCGGACATGCATTATGCTTCAGATCACGGCAGGGACAGCGAGCAGCCCTGCTTTCAAGAAGAGGGGTTCTAAAGTGGACATGAGACCGAGTGCAACGCCAGTGCCACTGAATATCAAGGGTCGATGAACCCACTTCAGTGGGTCCCCGATCACCAGCCTCAGATGGCGGATGATAGCCAGATCCTTGACGATTTCGCAATTGAAGAACAGTCGATGCCGTTGGACCAGTACACAACCTCAGGAGACAGCCAGTTGAATCAGAATGGGTACTCGTATGAGGACGACCCCTTTGCCCACATGCACAACGAGGAAGAAGTATGGCAGGATGTAGTCGATAGTCAACTATCCCCCTGGATCCCACAATGATTTCCATAAGATACTTCATTAAGCGCTGAAGAGGGTatatggatgttgatggttgatcatTGACATGATACAATCTACATGTTATATCTACTTTGGCCAATTTGAAATTGGGTTCTGTATTCTAAAGTTCGACTTCAAGGTCCAATCTACCATGATATCCAAATTAACCGATTTTGCTTATTAAATTTTCCATAGGCTTTTGAACGAGTGGGATCCGCGCAGATTGCGCTTCATACAATATGTGTACATGCATGGAACAATTGGTCTCAAGCGTATCACATCCTGGcaatatcatcttctttcctgCATATGATTcatggttgatgatcaatgagATAGGATAGTTTTACTGACTAAATCAGTCACGAAGCTTTGGGTGTGTATATGTTGctctcaccttcttcactgTTCAGTTTGTTCAAGCTATAATATATTTGGCTACATCCTGGGATGGTTGCCTGTATTTCTGGGGCAGCGATTGATGCCTTGTTCGCAACTGCAAGATAAGATTGCTATCGTGTTGCAGTTCTAtcagggatgagatgagcttTGCAAGATGATGTCCAAGTAAATTGCTCATTCGGGTTGCGCCTTTTGAACCACGTCTATCTATACAGCGCAACCCCCATGCAATAGAACAGACCAGTCAATTGGCAATGGAACTTCGAATGTCGAGGTTGCAAAACCTTTTGCCATTGTCAGAAGGAAGACACGAAACAGGTAGTCGAACAAGAACTTGTGGTCTTCGATTTGTAACACCGCGGAGAGTATTTATACGTAGTGCGCTGCATATTGCGCTTCGACGTCCCTTTGATTGGAGGTCTGGGCAGATTTGAAATGCCGTTCAGCGGACCTCGACTCACCAACGCCATGCCAATATAGGTACAGCATAACTAGGAAATCAAAATGTGTGATCATTCCAGTCCAATAAATCAATAATGTTGACTGTAATTAGCTACTAAGAAGTACCATGTCGACGTATCAAATCTGCTCGAGCACTTGTCAGTGTCCTTCTGCACACACGAGAAAATGCCCGTCATCGGTCTTGGGCTGCAATGGATGTTACGCTTGCGTGAGTATGGTGTCATTATGTATAGCTATATAGATTCAGTCGCTGTATCGTAGGGtttgtgatggtgatgaggatcCTGTGCTTGCCTGGGCTGACTCGATCGGAATTTTGTTAGATGAGTGTGGAATCTCATACAATGGCTTATTACAATTCCCGAAAGGAAACTGGTACTGTCAAAGGTGATGCATGGGCCGAGGGGTACGAGAAGTTCAAGACCTGGAAGCAGTCAAAAGCGGCTTACAGAGAAGGCACAAAGGGACTTTATGCAACTTGGTTTCACCATGCAGGCGGGAAAGAAATTATGGGAATATCAGGTAGAATAAATATCGGTGCCTCCGAAACAAGTGGACAAAATGAAGGTCAACCCGCCTCCAGCACAGCAGTATGCAAACATGAAATCCAACCACAGTGGAGAGGCCATTTCCGCCCGATTGAAGGACTTGCAAACTATCATCCGGACTTCGGAGGGGAATGGGCGAATCATTTCCCCCCGATCCCTCCCAGAGCACCTGACCAAACCATATCGGATGACCAATTGAGATATGCCTCAGAAGGGCAAGACCAATTGCTCTCAACGGATGCCACGAGGACGGGTCATTCGGAATCGGTACACGATTGGTATGGCCAACAACAACAGTTACAACAGCTGCAACTACAAGAGAAATATCAATTTGATCATACCCATGTGGGTGGTACTGCGGTACAAACATCTGCTGTCCCGAGGTACGACATGAGCAAAGAAGAAGCGGATCGATGGGTCAAAGAGCAGCTCAGTGACTATGGTTATCGATCATGATCGAGATCCATCATTGAGTGTACCGGCTTTCGCATATGTATCGTATCGATCATTGACGCAGCTGACCTTGTGAGTATACTTCATGCAAGCACATGTGCCTCTTTCCTTTTGGGCGTGAAGACCGAGTCAACAGTTCGAGCTTCTCTACAAGTACTGTATTGTTCATGATACAAACTATGATACAACAGAATTCAGAGCACAATCAATGCTCCTGTACCGATTGTTAGATGAATTACAACCTTTATGTCTGTTTCATAACCTTGTCTGATCTACATTCTGGTTTTCTTCCTTGCGGGCTGTTGCGCCGTGAGATTCGCACTGGCAGGTCGGAAGTTGCTACTTGATGGCAATCGCGGATGAGCCATTGAGGGGGGTAGACTACGAAGAAAGCATGATTATGAGCGAGGCAGGCGTGAGTATAAATCATGGAAATACACTTACGATCCCATCTTGGCATCGCCGTTATCCTCATGAGTTACCCTTCGAGTTGGGTAAGTGATCGTACTGCCCTCGAAGACGCTCCTGACACACAGATATAATCAGAACGGATCTAACTCAAGAGAGGTGGTTGACTCACTTAGCTGCcactccaccttcctcctgGAACCACGGGTGAGCTAGCGCCTCTCTCGCTGTCAATCTTCTAGCGGGATCCCATTCGAATAGCCTTGTGAGCAGATCGTATCCTtgtgaagaggatgatcggTGTTGATACCAtgtgggaaggggattggggttgggatATCTACGAATATCACAACAACTTAGCAATGGCCCATGCCGAGGTAGAGAAAGGTCGAGATATGTACGGTCCAGATGATAGATAGGTCTTATATTCTGGCATGTGCACGATACCTGGCCATTGATCGGCTACAGCGACAAGAAAAGATGAATATCAGTCTTCGATACGAAGGGCTATTGGTGACACAGAGCTCAACACACCTTTGACCGGACCTAAGACCTCACATATCTTGCCCATCTGATCACGTTGGAAAGGCAGTTGCTTCTTACCGTCCATTTTGGCTTCGTCACCTTTGAATATCGGTCGAAGAGCTAGTAGTTCCGCGAAGATACATCCTATGGCCCACTGATCTATGAAATTTGAGTAAGGGATCAGCCCAGAACATCAGCAGAAAGGTGATGCAAGGATTGGAAAAGGGGAGTAATAAAGCTGTATCCGATATCTGGGCTGTAGTGGAGTATTACGCGAATTTGGGAAACTTGCAACATCACTCACCGACAGCAGCAGTATAATGCTTAGCTCCCAAAATCAACTCCGGCGCCCTGTACCAGATGGTAACTACGACCTTATCACCGCCGAACAGACCGCTCTGAGCTAGAGGTTTGTGCCATAATCTCGCTAAGCCCAGATCACCAATTTTTACTACTCCAGCGGAATTGACTAGGATGTTGGCAGGTTTCAAATCTCGGTGGAGGACGAAGTTTGAATGGAGGAAATGGACGCCGCATAGCAGTTGGTGGAGGAGTCGACGGAGCGTtggagaggggatgggtgTACGGGTTGTTTGGGAGTGATGGTGTATTATTTGCTGGAATGATAATATTTCTGCGTTAGCTATTCGTGTGAGACAATCGAGGAGAAAAATAATAGCAGATGTCAAGGCACAAGGGGGATAATTTGTTGATACGGTGATGCTGAACTCACCAGGAAGTCGTGTTCTGCATATTCAAACACCATATAAATAGCTTTATCTTCTAGTATAACTTCTCTAAGCGCCGTCAGATTACGATGATTCAGTTCTCTATTTAGCTGTCAAGTGTACTGTTAGTATACGATATCCTCCCTGAAAAAGCACCTCGCTCACCATGATCTCCCTCGCTCCAGATTGACTGATACCCGCATACGTCAacacatccccctccttaTCAGGTTTGAACTTTTTAATTGCAAATACATCCCCCTCTTTCGCAGGAAGATCACCTGGTCTCATACATAACTCTGGATTATTGAGGGGGTCCAGTATGGGTGTGTTGGAatttgatgaggtcgaggtagTGGGTGATGGGAGTTTATCTTTCGGTATCGACAATGCCGCTCTAGCTGAGGAAGGTAAGATCGATTTGTTGGATTtggaagttgatgaagaggatggtgaggggagCAGCACTGCCTTGTATACTCTTCCGTATGTACCTGTCGCATAAGATCAGCTTGTCGTTTCATTCAGAGCGTTTATAATACACTTGAATCACCTGATGATATGAACCCCAGTATCTTATACGTCTTCAATACGCTGCTCAACGttaatcatcagctatcacctCGATCCTTCCACTCCGAACATACTCGCCTGCACTTACGTCCTTCTCTCCCTGTCCCTCTTTGCACGATAGTAGTGCATGGGATCGATCATGCTCGACCCGGGGACCATAGCTGCTGCCATAACGTGTTGACCTTGCAAGTGACCACGGATGTACAGAGCTACTCGATGATGCAACATGGACATTTATTAATACATGTATCCTTCCTCACTCCCAGAGGTCCGAGCGGCCGAAGCAGGACGGTGGCACGTGGCATCGTTCTATTCCTGTTTGATGGCGACTGATTTTGTCTTATTTTCCCACGGTGGAAGAGCGGGAAGCGGAACCAAATGATGACATTGTCATGGTGGACTGAATAAACAAAACAAACAAAAACAACAAGATGATAAACACCCTTCattcagtatcatcatcatcatcatacatcatcagctacatcTTACTACCGTATCATCACAGCTAACCCCTACTTCAGTCTCAACCTCACACCAACTGAACAGCTGCGCAAACGAATTCTCGAAAGGCAAGACCGAATAGCCCTGACTGGATCCCCAAAatccctttccccttcctccactcaTTCAACATGTCACTCCCCACCCAATCCCCCAGACGACGCAAGTCACTATCGCTATCACTTGCTGAGcacaatctcaatctcgacaATGTAACCCTTCCTATTACCAACAAGGAGTTCAGGATACAGAAACAGAAGGGATCAGTAGATGTCGGCGGAGATGTTCAGTTTCAGGTTGGAAAGGCCGGTGAAGAGCTGAGTCCGAGGAGGAAAGCTAGACGACATGCAGTGAGTACACACAGCTTACCAAGAATCATGTTATGAAAACTTCTCAGACAACAGCTGATGAATCATCGCAGCAACCGAGAAAGTCTATTCTTAAACCCCTGCCATCCCAGAATGACGATAGCGAAGAGACTCAGCAATATGCTCACACGATCAATTTTGCTGCTTCGCAAACCATGATATCGAGACGAGTTAGTTTCGCACCAAATGCGCACGTCAGGTAAGTTTACAGTCCACTATTCCATAACACTACAGATGACCAAGCTTACAGAATCGCCATAAAGGATGTTTGAAACCACCAAATCACCTGATGGTACCCCAGCTCCAGGAACCAcattctcccttccccctccagcttCTGGACTTGGCGGTCCAAGGTCATCCTTATCATCGCACTCACGTCGATCATCCATTCAAAACATCGTATCAGTCGCCAAACCCAATGTCTTTGCTCCTTCGATATTCCAAGGGGAGGGTGAGGTCGAGGGCGAAGAATCGATGGAAATTGAAGAACAGTCCGATTCTGGATCAGAAGATAACGGTGCCGTAGAGATGGGTCGTCAATTCAATGGTCAGAGAGGCAATTTCTCATTCGGTGGTGAAAGTCAACAAGCATCTTCAACTGTTGAGCCTGTACAaagtgatgaagaggaggagatggatatggatataACGCAGAATGTATATGGAGGGATCGTACGAAGAGCTTCGATGGCTGCGAACACAACGGTCGATTCGGACGTTACTGAGGAAGCGGATATCTCAACTCGatcagacgaagagaagacaATGGACTTCACAATTGCCGTGGGGGGATTGTTACCTCCCCAAGCGCCCCAGGGAGCAATGTCAAATCGAAATTCTATTGGATATTCTTTCCCCGTTCCAGAGGGTTCAAATGCTTTCAGACCAGGCGACGATATTGAAGGCGAAGtcgagatggagatggaagagacTGTCGCCTTCGGTGGAATAATAGGCCCGGATGATACAATCAGTTCAGGTGGCGATTCATTCAGTAATGAGGGACGAGAAAAGACGATGactttcaccttcaaccACTCCATCGTTCCGCcccaagaagaggaaaacGATGATGACGGTATGGAGATGACCATGGCTCAAGGTGGTATCATCTCTTTCCCTCCACCTTCGCCCGCGGGTACGACTTCCTACCCTCCTGTATCTCCTGGTCGAACACTCTCACATCCACCTGTATCACCCGGTAGACCGTTACCTACAAATACTCGTCCGATGTCAGGTACACCATCCTTCGCTCGACCTACCGTATCCTCCGCGCAGAAGACGTCGACCACTCAAAAGCGAAATGTCTTCGCTCCTTCGCCAAGTCCCACCAAATCGACAACACCTAAGAAAGCAGGGATGCAAGTTGCCGGGGAAGTGGCCAAACGGCTCAGTTTCGGTTCTGCTACATCTAGCGCTAGCAAGAAACGATCACGAGACGAGGGTGAGATTGCCCAAGAGAGTATCAGCGGGAGTGCCAAGAAGACTAAACTTGATTCTCAAGTCGAAGAGGTATTTGGAGGTACACCCGTGTCTCAACCTGCTCCTCGAGCTTCGTTGGGTGTCTCAAGGTTGTCTTTAGGTGCCCCTAGAGCCTCTCTGGGAACTCCTATGCGTATTGCTCGAAGTCCAGCTACTGCTAGGCAGAGTCTAGTCAGAGTGGCTGATCCGGAACCTGAGGAATCTGAGGCAGAAgtagaggagaaagaagtaGTAGAACCAGAATGGGAACAACCGCAGACTATCTCTTTGGCATCTTTCCTTGAGATGGCGGGTGTGCAGTTCATGGAAGGTCTTCCTGGGTTGgacagaaggagaagtagtGTCGCGAAGGGTATTTTGGGTCAATCGTATtctggaggaggtaagtTTGCATTCTGACGTTTGCTTACGAACATATAAGCTTACGAATTCGCGTTACAGAACGTGAATTTGCTTTACACGAGTATTCTGAGGCTCAAGTCAATTCTATATTCTTGAACATGTATACTTGGGTAGGTCTTTCAAGACTCCGAGCTGAAGTGTGCCGTTTGAGCGAGTATTGATGGATATCGTATTCATAGGCCGCCAACAAACTCAGAGAAGATATCCGGACTGGACAAGCCGAACTCGATCTATGTGAAGCTCGATGCGATGAAGATTCCCCTCCGGTAATTCAAGAGTATCTATCGGCTACAGACGAGGATAAACAGTTGTTCGAATTGACCTTCAAGTCGTTCAAGACCAATACTCAGCTGAAGGCTAAGGAAATGTGGTATGATTGGAAATTGCAATTGATGCAGACCATCAAACCTGATGTTGAAGGGATGTTACAGGGCATGCAGGAGGTAGGTTTCTGTCTCCTCCAGCTAGCAGAATGATGATTATCGTACGACAGCTAATCATGTTGGTTGTTGATAGGACAACGATCGATTGAATGCATTGCAAGAACAGACTGACGCGATACTCCCTGATCTCAAGGCTAGACAAGCGGCCTTACAAGCTGAAttggagaaagaaagggagataGTAGCAGACATCGCAGCATGTGATCAGCAGGAGTTGATTTCGCTCAAGGAAGGAATAACGGAacaagggtgagtgtatACACTGTGGGCAACGGAGGAGATATGAGCTGATAAGGATCGGATGACAGAACGCAAATCAATATGTTCAATTCTGAGCTTGAGGAGTCCACTGCGAAATTGACAGCTCTGACTTCCAAGCTGGAAGAATTGATCAGCACCAAGAGAGAATGTGTGGCGGCCATTCAATATGCTAAATCCCAGTGTGATCAATTCACTAGATCCGATGCGGTAAGATTACAAGGTGGGTGATCCGCTTTCTGACACACGTCATCACGTCAAGAGCTTCATTTCCTGCTTGTTCTGTGGACTGATCCTGTGATAATTGTAATAGAGGAGTACAATTCGATCCAACATATCCACCTCTGGCGACCTACCAAAATAACTTCCGATCGACTAGAGTTGGAGTTCGATAATGAGATATCCCTGACCTTCGCCTGTAGAGATTACATTGCGGATCTCAAATCTGCTCAATTGGGGTATCTGGCCGATAAAGCCAAACTTAAGAAATCTGGACCGATAGTCAGAGGTGCAAGGGAACAGATACCCACTGAAGGGTTGTTTGAGATGCTCAGGATAGcattgagggagatggtcgTTGAAGGCGGATTTGACAGTTTGTCTTCGGTACGTTTTCCATCTTTTCCTATCTCTCATACTGACCACTCAACGTCCAATACAATGTGAGTATGTtcaaccaagctgatattgtCTAAACCATCTACGCGATATAGCTAGTCCAAAGGATAGGTCAACTATGGTCCGTCTCCCAACGTCTCCGAGCCGAACTGCACTATGTCAACTTCCGACATCCCATCACATACAAGGTGCAACCCCACTCCAACACGCTCATCGCGAGCATCACGATGGTCCTGCCCAGCGTGAAGTCCAAGATTATCGTGGATATAGGGATAAGTCAAGAGACCATCTGGGGATACCCTGATACACTCGTTGGGACTGATATAGAAATTAGGAAAGTGTATGGTAAAGCTGAGTGAGTAGCTTGTCCATCTGCTTGATCAGTAGAGTCAAATCACTGATATTATACCTCGATAGTatcaccctcctcattcAGGCTGCTAGACAGACTATCTCGTCGACCACCCCTCAGGGATGTTTGGGGGCGTTCCTGCAAGTTTGCGTGGACGTTGCGGGGCAGTATGTCAAGTGAAATTGAGGTATATAAATGAATCTgcagagggaagaggaatagTTGGATATGGATGTTCTCTGGATGGTATAGCACGGTACGGTCGGGAGGAGTTTACTTGTGCTTGTTCTTTTGTATTTTGGGTTATCTGGATTTCGATTTGGATTTTATAGGACGTTGATTCGCTGTTGGATCGGTTGTGATTTTGTATCTTTCAGTTCTCGTTGATAGTCTACTTCGTTTCTTTAAACTATTGCCCATCGAGTCAAGTTGACATGAATGCAATAGTAGACTCATTGGACCAGATGAGAGACACTCCCGAGGTATGGAGTCAAGTCAACTGACTATGCATCAATTCCCCaagcatatgcatatatattCGTATGATATGTGATTTCAATTTCTACTTTTCTTCTACTTCATCTGTATTGCGCTTAGAGTTCACCTTTAACAGCTTTTGAAACTGATTCGGCAAAGTACTACAACCACCCCATCAGAATCATCAGTATATATCATACAATTTCTCAATAGATACGAAGAGTCAAAGGACAACACCCACATCAACATTGTTACTGTTCAGTCCAGCCATGGAGATTCGACCGTCCCTCGTGAGGTAGATCGAAGCTTTCTCAGCGAGCGCATCGACCTGTTCAGCTTTGAGACCGGTGAAGGAGAACATTCCTATAAATCAATAACAACACCAACGATCAGCTCGAGTCGTTTGTGCATTTCATATAATGTATGTTGGACGAAGAACAGAATGACCCACCAATCTGCGATTTGATGTGTCCCCATTCTCCGGGGGTGTTCAATTCTACGAGCTTGTTGTACAGCCTCTCCCTCATTTCGATGATTCGGTCGGCCATACCTTTGACTTCCACGAGCCATTCTTGCGTGAGCTCGGGGGAGGAAAGGATGGTGCTGACTAGACGGGCGCcgctggaagaggagggcaACGATCAGCAGCTTGATCTTCGTTGCCGGCTCGATGATTGCTTGGGGAGCGGATTGTCCAGGTCCTCCGTGGAATCACAAAAGATAGCCAAATGTTGAGAAGGAATGTACACTCACTGGACAGGTGGGTTAGAGTACAAAGGTCTAATGAGGATCTTCAATTGCGAATCTACCCTGGCCTTCTCCTCGGGCGATTCACAGACGAAGGAGATGGCTCCTACTCGTTCACCGTAGAGACCCATGTTCTACTCTCATGCCATATACGTCAGCTCCCAGCTCCACTTCTTCCAAATCCTTGCTGCTCGACCGAGATCATGCGCGTAACCCACCTTGGCAAAAGATTGACAAAGAAGGAGTTGATGCCCTTGTTCAATAAAGTATCGGACGGCAAAGGCGTCTTTGAGGGTATCACCGGAGGCGAAACCTTGGTAAGCCTGGTAGATGCGAAGGTATCATACATCAGCATGATGTATCCTTTAGAAAAAACGCAGGGCAGTCGAGAAAACGGGTGAAAGTAAGACTCACCATATCGAAGAATGGGAAgtgcttcttctccttgacgaTGTCAGAGAGTTCTTTCCATTGAGCTTCAGTTGGGTCAATACCGGTAGGGTTCTTGAGTAAGAAGGTAGTCAGTATCAAGACCAGGAATTTAATCAAACGAATGAACTCACGTGAGCACAAGCGTGGAGAAGGATCTGAACAAAGAGATCAGATggatgtcagctcaaatcaTCCTGACTCTTTGCATGATGAAATGTTTCACTAACGATTGACCCTTCTGGAGCAGCCTATCGAAATCGAATACATCAGCACATCAAGTCAACTGAATATCCGTGATGACaacgactcaccttgatatcaGCCTTCATACCCTCAAAGTCAAGTCCGACAGTCTCCTTGTTGAAGTACCTATCGACGTTATCAATTAGTATCAGCTCCAATCGATCTCATGCAGATAATGGCAATGAGTGGGAATGAGGCTCACTTGTATTGCTTGACCTCGAGACCTGAATCCTtggagatggggatatgGTTCCCCCAAGTAGGAGTGGGGAGGTAGATGGTCTTGGCGCCTGGGTAATGTCTTGCGAGGAAGGCGGTACCGATTCTGAGGGCACCTGTACCTGAGATGGATTGGGTAATGGCGAGCTGGGGGATGAGATCAGCATATACGCCGGGTTGACACGCAAGGTTTGGAAATAGGGTGAAGATTAGAGCATTGATAGActttcactcactcgtttCTCGACGAGGGGTTTCGAGTCTTTACCATACGCCAACTCGGCAGCGAGCTTGGTGAAGTCTGCCAAACCCTATATAGGTTCATacatgatcatcagcatgatgGTACCTCAAGAGGACGATAGACTGGAACCTGGTGAGAGCAACGTGAATGTACATACGGTGATGGGGAGATATTCTTTATCTTGCATAGCATCGGCAAGGATCTTCTCCGCCTTCTTCACGGTGGGGAGGACGTAGGGTTTACCTTGACCATCTCGCTAAGTCGTATTGGACAGCATCAGCTTGTATTCATCCTCTTGAATCTGAATTAGAGGTGGAGATATTAAGGCGAAGGAGAACTCACATAAGCTCCAACACcgaggttgatcttcttgggtgATTTATCAGCCTTGAACTTCTCGGTGACACCTGCTCGCACACAATACCAGCATGAACGTCAGTCGTGTGATTCAAATAGGTTGAGTGTATGAACATACCGAGAATAGGATCAGGAGGACTATAGTAGAGGAAATAATCATTAGCATATCGTGCACAAAGTTACGATCGGATAGGATCGGCGAAAGCAGACAGACTCACCCAGCAGGAACGTTTGACCATGTAGATACGGCCGCTCTAGCTACTGATCTAGGAGCTGATGCTCTGGCGAGAAGGTATCTGGAGGATTGAATAAGCATTGTGATGTGTGCTCTTTTGAGGTTGTCGTAGTGAAGTAGAGAGAGGCGTCAACTGTTATGGGTTGTAGAATAGGATGTATCGAGTCGTGATTCGTGATTAGCAGTAAGCTGTAAGTGATGAGTGCACTGGGTTATGCGGGGCCAGTCACCACTTGAAATGGTTGGTTGGATGGTGCATTTCAGAATAACTCCGGCATTTCCGCCCGGAGCATATCGGAACGATGTATTTATTGGCTTGACTTCACTTTTACTCGACGCTTAGCATAATATCACCGACAGTACCAAGCCGACAGCTCGGTATGAGTGGAGTACATGGTATGGGTATATATAGGTTATcttatcatatcatctcgcTCTCCTGAACAGAGCAGAAACAGTACGAGTATGTCAGAGGGTATTGCAGTTGTAGTACCACTAAGCGAGATCAGCCCAGCATGTGGGATATCTAAGCGATCTGGCTACTTGCTGTGGATTGATGTACGCGGAATAGATGAGAAAGAATTTCTTTGAGAAGAATAAGAATGTACAAGCGTACCAACGAAGGTATCACTATAGTCTTGCATGTCGATGTCCCTCTGCAGAAGATACAGTGTACGTTCATTGGGTTGACGAAAAGGGGTTTGAGCATGAGCAGTCCATTTGATCAGACAGGAGCTGTACTAGGACAACTCAATTCAGTTCTAATCCCGGGGCGCTCTCGATAGCTCTAAATATGGGAACGAAGTGCTATGACGACAGGCGTAGGACACAACGCCACGACGgatatcttctcttccgCGCACATTCATCATAATCGTAATCTATCGTTATGGTTCTCAAACGTCCTCgtttcatcattcaccacCATGGAAATCTGGGCCTTTCGTGATCTTACGAATGAGTATGATGCAGCAAAGTAATCGTGACAGCATACAGTGGTAGGCATCCTCAAGAAGGACTGTTctatcccatccttcccGAAAATCCTTTTTGGCAACTCATGAAATTTCAACTTCCACAGATACGACTACGAGCCTCAACGTAACGAGGGATTTGCCAAAATTTTGGAGATGCCAATAATCCGGGAACATCAGGTCAAGCGATTACCTCGTTTCAGACTGTCCCTCCCGGAGGCCTTGACCacgatgaagaaggcttCGTGACATCCACCAATCCAGAGTCCAAAATCCGACCCGAAGTGCATACCATCCTATTCCTACTCGTCGATGGAACGTCGATTCATCCCTGGTAATTCGGGTCTCAACCTCACCCAACTAACAGCTAAAATAGCTAGGCCAGGTCCTAACGATGTTCCATTGATGTTCTTGATCCCTTTCTCTCAATTTAGGTAGGTGTGATCATTGGAAACGCACTTATCGAAAACCGAGACACAGAACGTTCCTTCGCACGGATGAGGATTTACAACCGAGTAACTACTCGTGTAGATGTTCTTTAATTAAGATATCCTCTGCACTgttccaccaccaccatataAGTGCGATACAAATGACGTCGAGGGCATCAGTGCgacgagtgagtgagatggCTTGTAGGGTTGGTTCGTGGTGGAAAAGAAGGGTTGCGGGAGTGCATGTCACAGATCATATGAgatctctctttctcttgtatGATATTCTAATCTTAGGGAGCAGATACTGTTATATGTAAGGTCATCTCGAAATTTTCGGAAGCGCAATCGGTTCTTCTACCATCTAAGTAGCATGAGCGATTCGTCATACAGTTTTCGTACCTGTTCCTCGTCATCTCTTCTTAATCCT comes from Kwoniella bestiolae CBS 10118 chromosome 1, complete sequence and encodes:
- a CDS encoding serine/threonine-protein kinase SSN3, which translates into the protein MAAAMVPGSSMIDPMHYYRAKRDRERRTVLKTYKILGFISSGTYGRVYKAVLLPSPSSSSTSKSNKSILPSSARAALSIPKDKLPSPTTSTSSNSNTPILDPLNNPELCMRPGDLPAKEGDVFAIKKFKPDKEGDVLTYAGISQSGAREIMLNRELNHRNLTALREVILEDKAIYMVFEYAEHDFLQIIHHHSQTTRTPIPSPTLRRLLHQLLCGVHFLHSNFVLHRDLKPANILVNSAGVVKIGDLGLARLWHKPLAQSGLFGGDKVVVTIWYRAPELILGAKHYTAAVDQWAIGCIFAELLALRPIFKGDEAKMDGKKQLPFQRDQMGKICEVLGPVKADQWPGIVHMPEYKTYLSSGPYPNPNPLPTWYQHRSSSSQGYDLLTRLFEWDPARRLTAREALAHPWFQEEGGVAAKSVFEGSTITYPTRRVTHEDNGDAKMGSLPPSMAHPRLPSSSNFRPASANLTAQQPARKKTRM